The sequence CCGCGAGATGGCCAACGCGCTCACCGAGCTGCGCAATCAGTACACCGGCAAGCTCATCATCGGCGCGAACGAAAGCGGCGCTCTCTATCTGCTCACGCATATCGAGAAGTTCCACGCGCTCTACCCCGGCGTGAAGGTGGAGGTGCGCCGCGCGCTGTCGCGCAATATCCCCAACGAGGTGAGCGACAACACGCTGGAACTGGGCGTGGTCAGCTACCGGCCCGGCGACAAGAACCTCAACTCGATTGTCATCTATCAGGACGCGGTCGCCTTCATCGTCCACCCGGAGCATCGCTTCGCCAAGCGTAAGCAGGTGTCGATCCGCGACCTGGGCACCGAGACGATCATCGCGCACAACATCGCCTCGCCCTACCGTCAGCTGGTGCTGGACGCCTTCCAGCGCCACCGCGTCCCACTGAACATGGACATCGAGATGCCCACGGTCGAAACCATCAAGAAGCTGGTGCAATCGAAGATGGGCGTGGCCTTCGTCCCGCGCATGTGCGTGCAACCCGAGATCGCCGCCGGCCTGCTGGTAACCATCCCCATGAAGGAACTGCAAGTCGCCCGCAAGATTCACCTGGTCTATCCCTCGCACCGCCACCTCTCGCACGCCGCCCGCGCCTTCCTCGAGCTGGTCAAAACTTCCGCCGAAGCTTAGACCGAAGAGTAGACCCAAAGCGTAAAAACTCCAGCTTCCCCAGAATGACTTTCCCGCCGCGGACTGCTCCGCGACTGCACCATTTTCGGGCACAATTCCACAACCAATTTCACGCGCCAACCTGCCCACATACGCAGCCC is a genomic window of Acidobacteriota bacterium containing:
- a CDS encoding LysR family transcriptional regulator, which codes for MELSQLGIFLTVATEKSFSRAARRLHRTQPAISLAVQRLEAELGEKLLDRSLKDGTLTDAGRVVFEYAQKFDSMRREMANALTELRNQYTGKLIIGANESGALYLLTHIEKFHALYPGVKVEVRRALSRNIPNEVSDNTLELGVVSYRPGDKNLNSIVIYQDAVAFIVHPEHRFAKRKQVSIRDLGTETIIAHNIASPYRQLVLDAFQRHRVPLNMDIEMPTVETIKKLVQSKMGVAFVPRMCVQPEIAAGLLVTIPMKELQVARKIHLVYPSHRHLSHAARAFLELVKTSAEA